A genomic segment from Novipirellula artificiosorum encodes:
- a CDS encoding serine/threonine protein kinase yields MPNPTERAIFLQALDEDNLDERLAYLDSACGDDASLRGSVEALLAAHERPAALLDHPICGDRSRFAFSSELSEGPLEHIGMQIGPYKLMEQIGEGGFGLVFVAEQEQPVRRRVALKIVKPGAASKEVIARFEGERQAVAMMNHPNIAQVFDAGVTTDHRPFFVMELVRGLPITEFCDKKQLDLRERLNLIIDVCSAVHHAHQKGVIHRDIKPSNVMVTLHDGKPVAKVIDFGVAKAIGQRLTDKTVYTRFHSMIGTPLYMSPEQAEMSGLDIDTRSDIYSLGVLLYELLAGTTPFDRNRLDSAGLDELRRIIREEEPPRPSTRLSTLNKTLSTIADQRRIDPGRLTSTLRGDLDWIVMKSLEKDRSRRYDSAASLADDIRRFLDGDPITARPPSTAYQFQKFARRHRVVIITAALVGCSMIVGTAASLWQMSKAIAAKQEVEQFAANLTQASVLVASGQTHADAGRWSEAARDYGAAVAIQPTFFLPRVQRGQLYARIYLLPEAARDYAFALDTGASTSQPQWWGVPALFLYTGHDDAFARLSKQYQQHLLQDPDEPKWLTLRGLVVSDQNNESMDRQALAELARSWLSLPPPGPPPGLDELLGFDELLGLDGPPGFGRPPGPESNGPPGWREGPPPDRLDGGRPRESLPRNMCQYVSALAELRDKNFDSALNLLREADADPRWPDRYLVQAPLALAYHYSGKSEQAKRALDLSGELIRDVLNVLREHPQENGSTLWSDLVEALQIHDEASQAIVGIPSPLRPNVDQVRGASLNLIARPMNSQSE; encoded by the coding sequence ATGCCCAATCCCACTGAACGCGCGATCTTTCTGCAAGCGCTCGACGAGGATAACCTCGATGAGCGTCTGGCCTATTTGGATTCCGCCTGCGGTGACGATGCATCTCTGCGTGGATCGGTCGAAGCACTGTTAGCCGCGCATGAGCGACCGGCCGCGCTTTTGGATCATCCCATCTGCGGTGACCGGAGCCGTTTTGCATTTTCCAGCGAACTCAGCGAGGGTCCGCTCGAGCATATCGGGATGCAGATCGGCCCTTACAAGCTGATGGAGCAAATTGGTGAGGGAGGTTTTGGTCTCGTCTTTGTCGCTGAACAAGAGCAACCGGTTCGGCGGCGAGTGGCGCTGAAAATCGTCAAGCCGGGCGCGGCATCCAAAGAGGTCATTGCCCGCTTTGAGGGCGAACGCCAAGCCGTTGCGATGATGAACCATCCCAACATTGCCCAGGTATTCGATGCCGGAGTCACCACCGACCATCGGCCCTTCTTCGTGATGGAACTCGTGCGGGGACTGCCCATCACGGAGTTCTGCGACAAGAAGCAACTGGATCTCCGCGAGCGATTAAATCTGATCATTGACGTTTGCTCTGCCGTCCATCATGCGCATCAGAAGGGTGTCATCCACCGCGACATCAAGCCGTCCAACGTGATGGTCACGCTGCACGACGGAAAGCCTGTTGCGAAAGTGATTGATTTCGGCGTCGCCAAAGCGATTGGACAAAGGCTGACCGACAAAACCGTCTACACCCGTTTTCACTCGATGATCGGCACACCACTCTACATGAGCCCGGAACAGGCGGAGATGAGCGGGCTCGATATCGACACACGCAGCGACATCTATTCGCTCGGTGTCTTGCTGTACGAATTGCTTGCCGGCACGACGCCTTTCGACCGCAATCGTCTGGATTCCGCAGGGCTCGATGAACTGCGCCGTATCATCCGCGAAGAAGAGCCGCCACGACCCAGTACCCGACTTTCGACGCTCAACAAGACGCTTTCCACGATCGCCGACCAACGCCGGATTGACCCGGGACGATTGACGTCGACTCTGCGCGGTGATCTCGACTGGATTGTCATGAAGTCGCTCGAAAAGGACCGTTCACGGCGATACGACTCGGCAGCATCGTTGGCCGATGACATTCGTCGTTTCCTCGATGGCGACCCCATCACTGCGCGACCGCCCAGCACAGCGTATCAATTCCAGAAGTTTGCTCGCCGTCACCGCGTCGTTATCATCACCGCTGCTCTGGTCGGCTGTTCGATGATCGTGGGTACTGCCGCAAGCTTGTGGCAGATGTCGAAAGCGATCGCGGCCAAACAGGAAGTCGAGCAGTTCGCAGCGAACTTGACGCAGGCCAGTGTTCTGGTCGCTAGCGGTCAGACGCACGCCGATGCGGGTCGCTGGAGTGAAGCGGCGCGGGACTATGGCGCCGCCGTTGCGATCCAGCCGACGTTCTTCCTGCCGCGCGTGCAACGAGGTCAGCTTTACGCTCGGATTTACCTTTTGCCAGAAGCTGCCCGGGATTATGCGTTCGCATTGGATACCGGCGCTTCGACTTCACAGCCACAGTGGTGGGGAGTGCCAGCTTTGTTTCTCTACACCGGGCACGATGATGCGTTCGCTCGACTGAGCAAGCAGTATCAACAGCATCTGTTGCAGGATCCCGATGAGCCCAAGTGGCTGACGCTACGTGGATTGGTCGTCAGTGATCAAAACAATGAGTCGATGGATCGGCAGGCTCTTGCTGAGCTGGCGCGAAGTTGGTTGTCGCTGCCGCCGCCTGGACCGCCGCCCGGGCTTGATGAGCTACTTGGTTTTGATGAGCTACTTGGTCTTGATGGCCCGCCCGGTTTTGGTCGGCCACCCGGCCCAGAGTCCAACGGTCCGCCGGGTTGGCGCGAAGGTCCGCCACCGGATCGCTTGGACGGTGGGCGACCACGCGAGAGCTTGCCACGAAACATGTGTCAATACGTCTCGGCATTAGCAGAACTGCGCGACAAGAATTTTGATTCAGCACTCAACCTGCTTCGCGAAGCAGATGCCGACCCTCGTTGGCCAGACCGATACCTGGTACAGGCACCTTTAGCACTAGCCTATCATTACAGCGGCAAGAGCGAACAGGCGAAGCGGGCACTTGATCTCTCGGGTGAATTGATCCGTGACGTTCTCAATGTATTGCGCGAGCATCCGCAGGAAAATGGATCGACACTTTGGAGCGACCTCGTCGAGGCGTTGCAGATCCACGACGAAGCATCGCAAGCCATTGTCGGCATCCCCTCACCATTGAGGCCGAACGTCGATCAAGTCCGCGGTGCGTCGCTGAATCTGATCGCTCGACCGATGAATTCGCAATCCGAGTAG